A segment of the Desulfitobacterium dehalogenans ATCC 51507 genome:
AGCTTTCGAAGAAGAATTTGGTGTTAGCGCAGCTGCTCCTGTAGCTGTAGCTGCTGCTCCTGCTGCCGGTGGCGCTGCTCCTGCTGCTGAAGAGCAAACTGAATTCGATGTTGTCCTCATGAACGCTGGTGCTGGAAAAATCAACGTCATCAAAGTTGTTCGCGAAATCACCGGTCTTGGCTTGAAAGAAGCTAAAGAACTGGTTGACGGCGCTCCAAAGCCTGTTAAAGAAAAAGTCAGCAAAGATGATGCAGAAGCTATCAAAGCTAAGCTCGTTGAAGCTGGTGCAACTGTCGAAGTTAAATAAGTTTAGTCTATTTGGAAAACCGTTTTCAGCCTATCGGCGCGAAAACGGTTTTTTATTTGGACACAATTTTGATATAATCTACTTAGCAACAGGGAGTATTTGAAAATAATTTTCATAAAGGACATAAAACTGCAAAAAAAGAAATATTTCTGCTTGACAATAGAAGATAATCTTGGTATCCTTAGTAATTGTTACTGTACATAAAATGGACGAATTATCCAGACTATTCCAAACAGTAACTTAGGACATCGATAGAAACTTTCTATCAGATAGTACTAAAGGTGACGATGGGGAGATTGTCATTTGATTAATTCGATCATGAAAGAGGGATCTCCATAAACAACGAAGCGAGGTTTTGCAAATGAGGCCTTGCTTTTGGCTGTTTATGTCATAATACAATCCTCGGGGCGAGGACATCACACTTGAGGGGTGAAGCGTACATGTTCTATCCTGTTAAGGTAGGGACGCGGGAACGCTGGAGCTATTCCAGAATTCGAGAAGTTCTCGACATGCCAAATCTAATCGAAATTCAGCAAAACTCTTATCAGTGGTTTCTTGATGAAGGGTTAAGGGAAATGTTTAGAGATATTTCCCCGATTCAAGATTTCACGGGCAACCTCGTATTGGAATTTATAGACTATAGCTTAGGAGAGCCCAAATACGATGTGGAAGAGTGTAAGGAACGCGACGTAACGTATGCGGCACCTCTGCGAGTTAAAGTTCGTCTCATTAATAAAGAGACAGGGGAAGTGAAGGAGCAGGAGGTCTTCATGGGCGATTTTCCCTTGATGACCACTAAGGGAACCTTCATTATTAACGGAGCAGAACGGGTTATCGTCAGTCAGCTGGTTCGTTCTCCTGGTGTTTATTATTCCGAAAGCATCGACCCCAGCGGAAAGAAGGTCTTCGGAGCGACGGTTATCCCTAACCGTGGAGCTTGGTTAGAGTTTGAAACGGATGTTAATGATAATATTTTCGTTCGTGTGGATAGAACTCGTAAACTTCCGGCTACCGTGTTGATTCGGGCTTTGGGTTATGCTACCAATGGGCAGATCGCCGAGCTTTTCGATGATAACGAGCATATCCGGATTACCTTGGAGCGGGATAATACGGAATCTGCAGAGGAAGCTTTGGTAGAGATCTACAAACGTCTGCGTCCGGGAGAGCCTCCCACCGTGGATAGTGCACGCTCTCTATTAGAAGCATTATTCTTTGATCCTAAGCGTTATGACCTGGCTAAGGTTGGTCGCTATAAACTCAATAAAAAGTTAAATCTGAATGTTCCCAGCGATGTTCATCATTTGACTAAGGAAGATATCGTGGCTTCCTTGCGGCAAATGCTGGCCCTCATGAGCGGAGAAGGCTACAAGGACGATATTGACCATCTGGGCAATCGCCGCCTCCGTTCCGTAGGAGAACTTCTGCAAAACCAATTCCGTATCGGTTTATCCCGTATGGAGCGGGTGGTCCGTGAACGGATGACCATTCAAGATGTGGATGTCATCACACCACAGGTTCTGATTAATATCCGTCCGGTGGTGGCGGCCATTAAAGAGTTTTTCGGCAGCAGTCAGCTATCCCAATTTATGGATCAGACTAATCCTTTGGCTGAGCTGACCCATAAACGCCGTCTCAGTGCCTTGGGACCTGGAGGATTAAGCCGTGAACGGGCCGGCTTCGAAGTGCGTGACGTTCACCACTCTCACTATGGCCGCATGTGCCCCATTGAAACTCCTGAAGGACCTAACATCGGCTTGATCGGCTCTTTAAGTACCTATGGCCGGATTAATCCCTACGGATTCATTGAAGCTCCCTACCGCAAAGTGATCAACGGCCAGGTTACGGATCAGATCGACTATCTGACCGCTGACGAAGAAGAGAAATTCGTCGTAGCTCAGGCTAATGCCCCCTTGACAGATGAAGGGCGCTTTATTGAAGAAAAGATCGATGGGCGCCATGGTCCGGACTTCGTTTTGGTTGCACCGGATCGAATTGATTATATGGACGTTTCTCCAAAGCAGATGGTTTCCATCGCTACGGCTTTAATTCCCTTCTTAGAGCACGATGATGCCAACCGTGCCTTGATGGGTGCTAACATGCAGCGGCAAGCTGTACCCCTTTTGCGTACCGATGCCCCCTATGTGGGAACCGGGATGGAGTACAAGGCAGCTAAGGACTCCGGGGTCTGCGTCTTAGCCACTAAGGATGGTACCGTGGAGCGGGCTACAGCCGACGACATCATCATCCGCCATGATGGCGGAACTTTAGAGAAGCATAAGCTCCTGAAGTACCTGCGCTCCAACCAAGGAACCTGCATCAATCAGCGTCCTATCGTCATGAAAGGCCAACGAGTCGAAGCGGGTCAGATCATCGCCGATGGTCCGTCCACAGATCATGGTGAGTTGGCTCTCGGCCGCAACGTTTTGATCGCTTTTATGACCTGGGAAGGTTATAACTACGAAGATGCTATCTTAATCAGCGAAAAGCTGGTTAAAGAAGATTACTATACCTCCATCCATATTGAAGAGTATGAAGCCGATGCCCGGGATACCAAGCTGGGACCGGAAGAAATCACCCGGGATATTCCTAACGTAGGGGAAGATGTGCTGAAGGATTTGGATGAGAGGGGAATTATCCGCATCGGTGCGGAAGTTCGCCCTGGGGATATCCTGGTGGGAAAAGTTACCCCTAAAGGTGAAACGGAGCTTACAGCAGAAGAGCGCCTCTTAAGAGCCATCTTCGGCGAAAAAGCTCGTGAAGTACGGGATACCTCCCTTCGTGTACCTCACGGAGAAGCTGGTAAGATCGTGGATGTAAAGGTCTTTACCCGGGAAAACGGAGATGAGCTGGCTCCTGGAGTCAACGAATTGGTACGGGTCTATATCGCTCAGAAACGGAAGATCTCCGTGGGGGATAAAATGGCCGGACGCCACGGAAACAAAGGGGTTATCTCTCGCATCATGAAGCAGGAGGATATGCCCTTCCTGCCTGATGGTACTCCTGTGGAAATTGTCCTGAACCCCCTGGGTGTTCCCTCCCGGATGAATATCGGTCAGGTTATGGAGACTCACTTGGGCTGGGCGGCGAAAGCCCTTGGGCTTCGTTTGGCAACACCGGTCTTTGACGGAGCACAGGAAGATGATGTCTTTGCGACCCTCAAACAAGCCGGACTTCCTGAGACAGGCAAAACCATACTTTACGATGGACGGACGGGGGAACCCTTCGACAATAAGATTACCGTCGGGTATATGTACTTCCTGAAGCTCCACCATCTAGTGGATGACAAGATTCATGCCCGGTCTACCGGACCCTACAGCTTGGTTACTCAGCAGCCCTTGGGCGGTAAAGCTC
Coding sequences within it:
- the rpoB gene encoding DNA-directed RNA polymerase subunit beta — its product is MFYPVKVGTRERWSYSRIREVLDMPNLIEIQQNSYQWFLDEGLREMFRDISPIQDFTGNLVLEFIDYSLGEPKYDVEECKERDVTYAAPLRVKVRLINKETGEVKEQEVFMGDFPLMTTKGTFIINGAERVIVSQLVRSPGVYYSESIDPSGKKVFGATVIPNRGAWLEFETDVNDNIFVRVDRTRKLPATVLIRALGYATNGQIAELFDDNEHIRITLERDNTESAEEALVEIYKRLRPGEPPTVDSARSLLEALFFDPKRYDLAKVGRYKLNKKLNLNVPSDVHHLTKEDIVASLRQMLALMSGEGYKDDIDHLGNRRLRSVGELLQNQFRIGLSRMERVVRERMTIQDVDVITPQVLINIRPVVAAIKEFFGSSQLSQFMDQTNPLAELTHKRRLSALGPGGLSRERAGFEVRDVHHSHYGRMCPIETPEGPNIGLIGSLSTYGRINPYGFIEAPYRKVINGQVTDQIDYLTADEEEKFVVAQANAPLTDEGRFIEEKIDGRHGPDFVLVAPDRIDYMDVSPKQMVSIATALIPFLEHDDANRALMGANMQRQAVPLLRTDAPYVGTGMEYKAAKDSGVCVLATKDGTVERATADDIIIRHDGGTLEKHKLLKYLRSNQGTCINQRPIVMKGQRVEAGQIIADGPSTDHGELALGRNVLIAFMTWEGYNYEDAILISEKLVKEDYYTSIHIEEYEADARDTKLGPEEITRDIPNVGEDVLKDLDERGIIRIGAEVRPGDILVGKVTPKGETELTAEERLLRAIFGEKAREVRDTSLRVPHGEAGKIVDVKVFTRENGDELAPGVNELVRVYIAQKRKISVGDKMAGRHGNKGVISRIMKQEDMPFLPDGTPVEIVLNPLGVPSRMNIGQVMETHLGWAAKALGLRLATPVFDGAQEDDVFATLKQAGLPETGKTILYDGRTGEPFDNKITVGYMYFLKLHHLVDDKIHARSTGPYSLVTQQPLGGKAQFGGQRFGEMEVWALEAYGAAYTLQEILTVKSDDVVGRVKTYEAIVKGENIPEPGVPESFKVLIKELQSLGLDVRVLSENDEEIEIREIDEDVTETAKELGIDLHEELPAPAAHETAEGEDEEFFEEEEEVIDDEPMTFDEDDME
- the rplL gene encoding 50S ribosomal protein L7/L12, which translates into the protein MSKTAEILEAVKGLTVLELAELVKAFEEEFGVSAAAPVAVAAAPAAGGAAPAAEEQTEFDVVLMNAGAGKINVIKVVREITGLGLKEAKELVDGAPKPVKEKVSKDDAEAIKAKLVEAGATVEVK